A genomic segment from Flavobacterium inviolabile encodes:
- a CDS encoding LTA synthase family protein — MNTNYRIQEYKALFYRLFLAYLFYFIARLLFFTYNYKLLKVDSVSDFLALAYHGMVFDTAAILYLNALFVVLSILPLWITTKQGYQKFLFYVYFVFNLIGYATNFIDFIYYRFTYARTTIAFMDIIKNESNKGNMFSRFIVSYWHVYLLFFICAFLWVYLYKKVKVVEVKHENKPKYFLSSLLGLVVIAVMAVGGIRGDFKKSTRPINIVDANRYVTKPEHADIVLNTPFAIIRTMRTTSFKKVNFVSQDVVNTEIEPIKLYRNHPKTKPNIVIFITESYGREYIGAFNKDKNIPGYVSYTPFIDSLSQHSLIFTNAFANGSKSIHGMSSVLAGIPSFQDAFTSSPYPKQKIQSLVSTLKEEGYDTSFFHGAPNGSMGFLGFGNILGFDHYYGKTEYNNDADFDGSWGIWDEPFFQFMKQTFDKKKQPFMGTIFTVSSHEPFVVPEKYKGKFPKGTIQMHECVGYTDYAFKKFFEAAKKEPWFNNTIFVITADHCNQVGYDEYNKVVNRSAVPILIYKPDGSLTGVNKELAQQIDIYPTLLDMIGYDKPFRSWGRSLLDEKSIKPFVMNYNGTQYQFQRGNYICLFDGKKATGFYDINDRGLEKNLIGNRNKEMDAIEVACKAFLQDYYERIIDKKLYAK, encoded by the coding sequence ATGAACACAAATTATCGTATTCAGGAATATAAGGCGTTATTCTACAGATTATTTTTAGCCTATCTTTTCTATTTCATTGCCAGACTGCTGTTCTTTACATACAATTACAAGCTGCTGAAGGTGGATTCTGTTTCCGACTTTTTAGCGCTGGCATATCACGGTATGGTGTTTGACACTGCCGCGATTTTGTATCTGAATGCGTTGTTTGTGGTGCTTTCCATACTTCCGTTATGGATAACCACTAAACAAGGATACCAGAAATTCCTGTTTTATGTGTATTTTGTCTTTAACCTGATTGGTTATGCGACCAATTTTATAGACTTTATCTACTACCGGTTTACGTATGCCCGGACAACAATCGCTTTTATGGATATTATTAAAAACGAATCCAATAAAGGCAATATGTTTTCCCGCTTTATTGTGAGCTACTGGCACGTTTACCTGTTGTTTTTTATTTGTGCCTTTTTATGGGTTTACCTGTACAAAAAGGTAAAGGTAGTGGAGGTGAAGCATGAAAATAAACCGAAATATTTCCTTTCCTCTTTGCTGGGGCTTGTTGTTATTGCGGTAATGGCCGTTGGCGGGATCCGCGGCGATTTTAAAAAGAGTACACGTCCTATTAATATCGTGGATGCAAACCGTTATGTAACCAAGCCGGAACATGCCGATATTGTTTTGAATACGCCTTTTGCGATTATCAGAACGATGCGTACCACGAGCTTTAAGAAAGTGAATTTTGTATCGCAGGATGTTGTGAATACCGAAATTGAACCGATTAAGCTGTATCGTAACCATCCGAAGACAAAACCGAATATTGTTATTTTTATTACGGAAAGTTACGGCAGGGAATATATAGGGGCTTTTAATAAGGATAAAAACATACCGGGTTATGTGAGCTATACGCCGTTTATCGATTCGTTGTCGCAGCACAGTTTGATTTTTACCAATGCTTTTGCTAACGGTAGTAAGTCTATTCACGGAATGTCGTCGGTACTGGCAGGTATTCCTTCTTTCCAGGATGCTTTTACTTCTTCGCCATACCCGAAACAGAAAATACAGTCGCTGGTTTCCACTTTAAAAGAAGAAGGTTATGATACGTCGTTTTTCCACGGTGCTCCTAACGGTTCGATGGGATTCTTAGGTTTTGGTAATATATTGGGATTTGATCATTATTACGGTAAGACGGAATACAATAATGATGCGGATTTTGATGGATCCTGGGGAATATGGGATGAGCCGTTCTTCCAGTTTATGAAACAGACTTTCGACAAGAAGAAACAGCCTTTTATGGGAACGATCTTTACCGTTTCGTCCCATGAGCCGTTTGTGGTTCCGGAAAAATATAAAGGGAAGTTTCCAAAAGGGACAATACAGATGCACGAATGCGTAGGGTACACGGACTATGCGTTTAAAAAGTTTTTTGAAGCAGCTAAAAAAGAGCCCTGGTTTAATAATACCATTTTTGTGATTACGGCAGACCACTGTAACCAGGTGGGCTATGACGAATACAATAAGGTTGTGAATCGTTCGGCAGTACCGATATTGATTTACAAGCCGGATGGCAGTCTGACCGGTGTTAATAAAGAATTGGCGCAGCAAATCGATATTTATCCTACTTTACTGGATATGATTGGGTATGACAAACCGTTTAGAAGCTGGGGAAGAAGCCTGCTGGATGAAAAATCGATCAAGCCTTTTGTAATGAACTATAACGGCACGCAATACCAGTTTCAGCGCGGAAATTATATCTGCCTGTTTGACGGTAAGAAAGCGACCGGATTTTATGATATAAACGACAGAGGTTTGGAGAAAAACCTGATCGGGAACAGAAATAAAGAGATGGATGCTATTGAGGTGGCCTGTAAAGCGTTTTTACAGGATTACTATGAGCGTATCATCGACAAGAAGCTTTATGCAAAATAA
- a CDS encoding sensor histidine kinase, which produces MSYATIENRKKLKTFGYGKILLTIGWVFIFLRNIVPDFISINIANTIILLGGCYETIAIMSLTKAKFKRRYHFQVGITIAALLVFNIATFLESSINTRIVIMSLGIFAIYLPPTISYFTEKANNLFRIFYLLCYVAFEILIFLRAVYSYISPQKYFFRYSTFDSLYSIGLFLLTLIGTVGFLLLVKEKQDLKIQKLLKDKNLFFSIIAHDLKGPLGSSLVLSEIMAQEIEDYTREEIKQITGMLHESNKNIYKLLENLLDWSRVQTGMIQYNPQKVILNSLIEDNVALNKNTALHKNIDLRFEATETIMVELDKDMIDTVLRNLLTNAIKFTDQQGEIIVTMQKINQKVEVSITDNGIGIPDSIKEKLFKINEKVIQKGTENEIGNGLGLLLCSEFIKRHQGEIWAESKHGEGSTFKFVLPLKG; this is translated from the coding sequence TTGTCGTATGCTACTATTGAGAATAGAAAAAAATTAAAAACCTTTGGCTATGGTAAAATATTACTGACAATAGGGTGGGTATTCATTTTTTTAAGAAACATCGTTCCGGATTTCATCTCTATCAATATTGCCAATACAATCATTCTTTTGGGAGGTTGTTATGAAACGATTGCGATAATGTCCTTAACCAAAGCAAAATTTAAGAGGCGTTATCATTTTCAGGTTGGGATAACAATTGCAGCCCTGCTGGTTTTTAACATTGCTACGTTTTTAGAGAGTTCGATTAATACCCGTATTGTAATAATGTCTTTAGGGATATTTGCGATTTATTTACCGCCAACTATCAGCTATTTTACAGAAAAAGCCAATAATTTATTCCGGATTTTTTACCTGCTGTGTTATGTTGCATTTGAAATTTTAATCTTTTTACGGGCTGTTTATAGCTATATAAGCCCGCAAAAATATTTTTTCCGATACAGTACTTTTGATAGTTTGTACAGCATTGGTTTATTCCTGCTCACGCTTATCGGTACAGTCGGGTTTTTATTACTGGTAAAAGAGAAACAGGACCTTAAAATACAGAAACTTCTAAAAGATAAAAACTTATTCTTTTCCATAATTGCCCATGATCTGAAAGGGCCGTTGGGATCCTCACTGGTACTGTCGGAAATCATGGCGCAGGAAATTGAAGATTATACCCGGGAAGAAATTAAGCAGATCACCGGAATGCTTCATGAGTCGAACAAAAATATCTATAAGTTGCTTGAAAACCTGTTGGACTGGTCCAGGGTGCAAACCGGGATGATCCAATACAATCCTCAAAAAGTGATATTAAATAGCCTGATCGAAGACAACGTAGCGCTCAATAAAAATACGGCATTACATAAAAACATCGATCTTAGGTTTGAAGCGACAGAAACGATTATGGTTGAGTTGGATAAGGATATGATCGATACTGTTTTGCGAAACCTGCTGACAAATGCTATTAAATTTACAGACCAGCAAGGTGAAATTATAGTAACGATGCAAAAGATAAATCAAAAAGTTGAGGTGTCTATTACCGATAACGGCATTGGAATTCCGGATAGCATAAAAGAAAAGTTGTTTAAAATTAATGAAAAAGTCATCCAGAAAGGGACCGAAAATGAAATCGGGAACGGATTGGGCTTATTGCTTTGCAGTGAATTTATAAAAAGGCATCAGGGCGAAATCTGGGCCGAAAGCAAGCATGGGGAAGGAAGTACTTTTAAGTTTGTATTACCGTTGAAAGGCTAA
- a CDS encoding TlpA disulfide reductase family protein → MKKFFLVLSIAAFFASCKKDDGFTIIGEAKGVENDKMVIIATQSDLGPVSKDTVKVKDGKFEFKGKSEHPEFCFLRIQDIGDMIPFVLENGKIKVEFVKDSVRNSRVSGTVTNDQFQKYNDESKVIYKKMQTFQIANNQRMATAQQTNDTVTINSLRKQFMVYQDQMNQKSEDFIQKHPDSFLSVMLLENFVKFQSLPVDKIEKYYKLLTADAKNNQHGDTVKNFLAKQSAVEVGKMAPDFSAPNPEGKTVSLKESLGKVTIIDFWASWCGPCRAENPNVVALYNELHAKGLNIIGVSLDQDAAKWKEAIAKDKLAWTQVSNLKFWQDPIAEQYNVKAIPQTFILDASGKIVAKDLKGAELKAKVLALLGTK, encoded by the coding sequence ATGAAGAAATTTTTTTTAGTACTATCAATTGCTGCATTTTTTGCTTCATGTAAAAAAGATGATGGTTTTACCATTATTGGAGAAGCTAAAGGTGTAGAAAATGACAAAATGGTTATCATTGCCACACAAAGCGATTTAGGCCCTGTATCTAAAGATACTGTAAAGGTTAAAGATGGAAAATTCGAATTTAAAGGAAAATCCGAGCATCCGGAATTTTGCTTTTTAAGAATTCAGGACATTGGCGATATGATCCCTTTTGTACTTGAAAATGGAAAAATTAAAGTTGAATTTGTAAAAGATTCTGTTCGTAATTCAAGAGTTTCCGGAACGGTTACAAACGATCAGTTCCAAAAATATAACGACGAATCAAAAGTAATTTATAAAAAAATGCAGACATTCCAGATTGCTAACAATCAAAGAATGGCTACAGCGCAGCAAACGAACGATACGGTTACTATAAATTCCCTTAGAAAACAATTCATGGTATACCAGGATCAGATGAATCAAAAATCGGAAGATTTTATTCAGAAACATCCGGATTCCTTTTTATCAGTAATGCTATTGGAAAACTTTGTAAAATTCCAGTCTTTACCGGTTGATAAAATTGAGAAATACTACAAATTGTTAACCGCTGATGCGAAAAACAACCAGCACGGGGATACCGTTAAAAATTTCCTTGCAAAACAAAGTGCTGTTGAAGTAGGAAAAATGGCACCGGACTTTTCTGCTCCAAATCCGGAAGGAAAAACCGTTTCCCTAAAAGAATCATTAGGAAAAGTAACCATCATCGATTTCTGGGCTTCATGGTGCGGTCCTTGTCGTGCTGAAAACCCTAATGTAGTAGCATTATACAATGAGCTACACGCAAAAGGATTAAACATCATTGGAGTATCATTAGACCAGGATGCAGCAAAATGGAAAGAAGCTATTGCAAAAGACAAATTAGCATGGACACAGGTTTCGAATTTGAAATTCTGGCAGGATCCAATCGCAGAACAATATAATGTAAAAGCAATCCCGCAAACATTTATCCTGGATGCCAGCGGAAAAATTGTAGCAAAAGACCTTAAAGGAGCCGAATTAAAAGCGAAAGTTTTAGCGCTTTTAGGCACAAAATAA
- a CDS encoding MBL fold metallo-hydrolase, with product MKIEQIYTGCIAHAAYYLESNGEAAIFDPLREVQPYIDKATKDNASIKYIFETHFHADFVSGHLDLAQKTGAKIVYGPTANPNFEAIIAEDNQEFKIGNYTVKAIHTPGHTLESTCYLLTDENGKQHGIITGDTLFIGDVGRPDLAQKLVSDLTQEKLAGMLFDSLRNKIMPLADDLIVYPNHGAGSACGKNMSKETTDTLGNQKKVNYALRANMTKEEFTAELLDGLGAPPAYFPQNVLMNIQGYDSLETVMNKANTPMNAAAFKAAAGQSEALILDVRHENEFIKEHIPGSIFIGLQGNFAPWVGALIMDVKQPILLVAPEGKEKETITRLSRVGFDNCLGYLEGGIETWKTAGFEVDTIISITPEQFAADKDTSGLAVIDARKPGEFSAEHVEGAINIPLDFVNDQLAEVPKNADFYLHCAGGYRSVIMASILKARGYHNMINVEKGISGIRQSNVPLTKFVCPSTLN from the coding sequence ATGAAAATAGAACAGATTTATACAGGATGTATCGCTCATGCAGCATACTATCTGGAAAGTAATGGTGAGGCCGCTATTTTTGATCCGCTACGTGAAGTACAACCTTATATTGATAAAGCCACTAAGGATAACGCTTCCATTAAATACATTTTTGAAACGCATTTTCATGCCGATTTTGTTTCCGGACATTTGGATCTGGCACAAAAAACCGGCGCTAAAATCGTTTACGGACCTACAGCCAATCCAAATTTTGAAGCTATAATTGCCGAAGACAATCAGGAATTTAAAATTGGCAACTATACCGTTAAGGCGATTCATACGCCGGGACACACGCTTGAAAGTACCTGTTATTTATTAACGGATGAAAATGGTAAACAACACGGTATCATTACCGGCGATACGTTGTTCATAGGCGATGTAGGCCGCCCGGATTTAGCACAAAAACTGGTTAGCGATTTAACTCAGGAAAAATTAGCCGGAATGCTGTTTGACTCGTTGCGCAATAAAATAATGCCATTGGCAGACGATTTAATTGTCTATCCAAACCACGGTGCCGGAAGTGCCTGCGGTAAAAACATGAGCAAAGAAACAACAGACACTTTGGGCAATCAGAAAAAAGTGAACTATGCTTTACGGGCCAACATGACAAAAGAAGAGTTCACGGCAGAATTATTAGACGGATTGGGTGCACCACCGGCCTATTTCCCTCAGAATGTTTTAATGAATATTCAGGGATATGACAGCCTGGAAACAGTTATGAATAAAGCCAACACACCAATGAATGCCGCTGCATTTAAAGCCGCTGCCGGTCAGTCTGAAGCTTTAATTTTAGATGTTCGCCATGAAAATGAATTTATAAAAGAGCACATACCGGGGTCTATATTCATCGGTTTACAGGGAAACTTCGCACCATGGGTGGGCGCTTTAATAATGGATGTTAAACAACCGATACTTCTGGTAGCGCCGGAAGGAAAAGAAAAAGAAACAATTACCCGTCTTTCCCGCGTAGGTTTCGACAACTGTCTGGGGTACCTGGAAGGTGGTATCGAAACCTGGAAAACAGCCGGTTTTGAAGTAGATACCATTATTTCCATCACACCGGAACAGTTTGCAGCAGACAAGGACACGTCCGGACTGGCTGTAATTGATGCCCGAAAACCGGGAGAATTCAGTGCCGAACATGTGGAAGGTGCCATTAATATCCCTTTGGATTTTGTAAACGATCAACTAGCCGAAGTTCCTAAAAATGCTGATTTTTACCTGCATTGTGCCGGCGGTTACCGTTCTGTAATCATGGCTTCCATACTGAAAGCAAGAGGATATCACAATATGATAAACGTCGAAAAAGGAATATCCGGAATAAGACAAAGTAATGTTCCGCTGACGAAATTCGTCTGTCCTTCGACACTAAACTAA
- a CDS encoding sulfite exporter TauE/SafE family protein, translating to MESFFGYIGAFCIGLVLGLTGGGGSILTVPVLVYLLGIQPVTATAYSLFIVGTTSSFGAFRNYFKGLVAVKTAVLFAIPSFIAVFLTRRFLVPAIPETIISTSGFTLSKDTFLMALFAVIMFFAAMAMLRKKAATCDTESNSGSINYRYLIPQVFLIGILIGMVGAGGGFLIIPTLVFFARLPMKKAVGTSLLIIAINSLIGFTGDLENLNVDWNFLLTFTLLSVFGIFAGIFLNKYINETQLKKGFGWFVLIMAVYILLKEFLHM from the coding sequence ATGGAATCATTTTTCGGCTATATCGGTGCTTTTTGCATCGGACTTGTTTTAGGACTTACCGGCGGCGGCGGTTCCATACTGACCGTACCCGTTTTAGTATACTTACTGGGAATCCAGCCGGTAACGGCAACAGCCTATTCCCTGTTTATAGTAGGAACAACCTCCTCCTTCGGAGCATTCCGCAATTATTTCAAAGGGCTTGTAGCTGTAAAAACAGCTGTCCTGTTTGCCATACCCTCATTTATTGCTGTTTTTCTTACCCGCAGGTTTCTGGTTCCGGCTATACCCGAAACGATAATCAGCACCTCTGGTTTCACTTTATCCAAAGACACTTTTTTAATGGCGCTTTTTGCCGTAATCATGTTTTTTGCCGCCATGGCCATGCTTCGGAAAAAAGCAGCAACATGCGATACGGAAAGCAATTCCGGCAGTATTAATTACCGCTATCTGATTCCACAGGTATTCCTTATTGGCATACTCATCGGGATGGTGGGTGCCGGCGGTGGTTTTTTAATCATCCCGACCCTAGTTTTTTTCGCCAGACTCCCAATGAAGAAAGCCGTTGGTACTTCCCTGTTAATCATTGCCATCAATTCCCTCATTGGTTTTACCGGTGATCTGGAAAACCTGAATGTAGACTGGAATTTTCTTTTAACATTTACTTTACTGTCTGTTTTTGGTATCTTTGCAGGCATATTTTTAAATAAATATATTAACGAAACACAGCTTAAAAAAGGTTTTGGATGGTTTGTTTTAATTATGGCCGTTTACATTCTTCTGAAAGAATTCCTCCATATGTGA
- a CDS encoding Crp/Fnr family transcriptional regulator: MKSLLFESYDYIFEEQLLEEISTVSSYKKFKADDYLIEIGENIEWMPLLLKGAIKIMREDTNGDELLLYFLERGDTCAMTLTCCMGKNKSKIRAVAETDGEMVLIPIGKMEEWVVKYPSWRNFVFESYNIRLMEMLEAIDTLAFMNLDERLYKFITDKAKVLGTTEIATTHQEIASEMNTSRVVISRLLKHLEDEQKIKLHRNKIEILTF, translated from the coding sequence ATGAAATCACTCCTATTCGAATCCTACGACTACATTTTTGAAGAACAGCTGCTCGAAGAAATCAGCACTGTTTCCAGTTACAAGAAGTTTAAAGCCGACGATTATCTTATCGAGATAGGAGAAAATATTGAATGGATGCCTTTGCTTTTAAAAGGTGCTATCAAAATAATGCGCGAAGACACTAACGGCGATGAACTGTTGCTGTACTTTTTAGAACGCGGCGATACCTGTGCGATGACCCTGACCTGCTGTATGGGGAAAAACAAAAGCAAAATCAGGGCTGTAGCCGAAACCGACGGCGAAATGGTTTTGATCCCTATTGGCAAAATGGAGGAATGGGTCGTAAAATATCCTTCCTGGCGCAACTTTGTGTTTGAGAGCTACAACATCCGGTTAATGGAAATGCTGGAAGCCATCGATACGCTTGCTTTTATGAATCTTGACGAACGCCTGTATAAGTTCATAACCGACAAAGCGAAAGTGCTGGGCACAACCGAAATTGCGACAACCCATCAGGAAATCGCCTCCGAAATGAACACCTCAAGAGTTGTAATTTCCCGGCTATTAAAGCATTTGGAAGACGAGCAGAAAATTAAGTTACACCGCAATAAAATTGAAATTCTGACCTTCTAA
- a CDS encoding Glu/Leu/Phe/Val family dehydrogenase encodes MATAQKPKASMYENVKNQFEKAASVMGLDETVKKILSVTNNEIVVHFPVKMDNGTVEMFTGYRVQHNNVLGPYKGGLRYHATVDIDAARALATWMTWKTSLAGLPYGGGKGGIQLDPKKYSTSELERITRRFAYALGDNIGPEHDIPAPDVNTTAQMMAWIADTYMSTKSPAERSKNQHVVTGKPVGSGGLEGRDRATGFGVVVTLESWAKLRGTSLEGKKYIVQGFGNVGYWAAHFMNKNGAILVGVQDATGTIYNPEGIDPEALLRFQADNNTISGYKGTQDYKAEDFFGIDCDIIIPAALGNQITVENADTIKAQVIAEGANGPTDTDGEAILLAKGIEIIPDILCNSGGVIGSYFEWLQNRNGEIWTMDDVIIKLRKKLEDAFNKVVLTGSQYKTDWRTAAYIQALARIEMAYKQRGIFP; translated from the coding sequence ATGGCAACAGCACAAAAGCCGAAGGCTAGCATGTATGAAAATGTTAAGAACCAGTTTGAAAAAGCTGCTTCTGTGATGGGATTGGATGAGACTGTTAAAAAAATCCTTTCTGTTACAAATAACGAAATCGTAGTTCACTTTCCTGTGAAAATGGACAATGGAACGGTAGAAATGTTCACAGGTTACAGAGTACAACACAATAATGTTTTAGGTCCTTACAAAGGAGGTTTGCGTTACCACGCAACTGTAGATATCGATGCTGCAAGAGCATTAGCTACCTGGATGACCTGGAAAACATCTTTAGCTGGTCTTCCTTACGGAGGTGGTAAAGGTGGTATCCAGTTAGATCCTAAAAAATATTCTACTTCAGAATTAGAGCGTATTACCCGTCGTTTTGCGTATGCATTAGGTGATAATATCGGACCTGAGCATGATATTCCTGCACCGGACGTTAACACGACAGCTCAGATGATGGCCTGGATTGCAGATACCTATATGTCTACAAAATCACCGGCTGAGCGTTCTAAAAACCAACACGTAGTTACAGGTAAACCTGTAGGTTCAGGAGGTTTGGAAGGAAGAGACAGAGCTACAGGATTTGGAGTAGTGGTTACTTTGGAGTCCTGGGCAAAATTGAGAGGAACTTCTTTAGAAGGGAAAAAATATATTGTTCAGGGATTTGGTAACGTAGGGTACTGGGCTGCACACTTTATGAACAAAAACGGAGCAATCCTTGTTGGTGTTCAGGATGCAACCGGAACAATCTATAACCCGGAAGGAATCGATCCGGAAGCTTTATTGCGTTTCCAGGCAGACAACAATACAATTTCCGGTTACAAAGGAACTCAGGATTATAAAGCAGAAGATTTCTTCGGAATTGACTGTGATATCATTATCCCGGCTGCTTTAGGAAACCAGATTACTGTTGAAAATGCAGATACAATCAAAGCTCAGGTAATTGCTGAAGGTGCTAACGGACCAACAGATACTGACGGAGAAGCAATCTTATTAGCAAAAGGTATTGAAATCATCCCGGACATCCTATGTAATTCAGGAGGTGTTATCGGAAGTTATTTCGAGTGGTTACAAAACCGTAACGGAGAAATCTGGACTATGGATGACGTAATCATCAAATTAAGAAAGAAACTGGAAGATGCTTTCAACAAAGTAGTTTTAACAGGAAGTCAGTACAAAACCGACTGGAGAACTGCAGCTTACATTCAAGCGTTAGCGCGTATTGAAATGGCTTACAAACAAAGAGGTATTTTCCCTTAA
- a CDS encoding DUF423 domain-containing protein yields the protein MKDTVLTIGACYGGLAVIFGAFGAHILKKKMNTETLKNFETGVKYQMYHALALVFISQFFAFTKTTESLTAFFFIAGTFLFSFSIYGLCLSSIGGKKLKFLGPITPLGGMLLFLGWFFLAISKVV from the coding sequence ATGAAAGATACCGTACTAACAATAGGCGCTTGTTATGGAGGTCTTGCTGTCATTTTTGGTGCTTTTGGCGCCCATATCCTCAAAAAGAAAATGAACACGGAAACCCTGAAAAATTTTGAAACCGGAGTAAAATACCAAATGTATCATGCACTGGCATTGGTTTTCATCAGTCAGTTTTTTGCTTTCACCAAAACTACCGAATCGTTAACGGCATTCTTTTTTATCGCCGGTACTTTTTTATTTTCATTCAGCATATACGGTTTGTGCCTGAGCAGCATTGGCGGTAAAAAGCTGAAATTCCTGGGACCAATAACACCCCTTGGCGGTATGTTGCTGTTTTTGGGCTGGTTTTTCCTGGCCATTTCCAAGGTGGTTTAA
- a CDS encoding YchJ family protein, which translates to MTEKCYCCSGLLFRDCCEPYVKGIKKAPTAEALMRSRYSAYAVHAVDYLLATTHISRRKYHSKKDIQQWAVSNQWLKLEIIKATENTVEFKAYFLDALLQPQVHHEKSTFKQQNGSWFYVDGKFY; encoded by the coding sequence ATGACCGAAAAATGTTATTGCTGTTCCGGCCTGCTTTTCCGGGATTGCTGCGAACCGTATGTAAAAGGTATTAAAAAGGCTCCCACAGCCGAAGCACTGATGCGGTCCCGGTATTCGGCTTATGCAGTGCATGCAGTTGACTATTTACTGGCTACAACGCATATTTCCCGGCGAAAATACCATTCTAAAAAGGACATACAGCAATGGGCTGTTTCGAACCAGTGGCTGAAATTGGAAATAATTAAAGCAACGGAAAATACGGTGGAGTTTAAAGCTTACTTTTTAGATGCGTTGTTACAGCCCCAGGTACATCATGAAAAATCGACTTTTAAGCAGCAAAACGGAAGCTGGTTTTATGTGGACGGGAAGTTCTATTAA